A single genomic interval of Mycobacterium sp. DL592 harbors:
- a CDS encoding D-2-hydroxyacid dehydrogenase family protein, whose translation MVGRVKVAVLDDYQNVALQSADWSSVAERADITVFNDHLADPDELVARLADFDVVFVMRERTPLPRSIIERLPRLKMIASTGPFNASIDMAAVQDHGIHVGTTGGTVAATVELTWALVLAAARNLVAESLSVRDGGWQTSVGRELAGRTLGVLGLGRIGTRVARIGEAFGMKVVAWSQNLTPEAAEEAGATLVTKDELFATADVLTVHMKLSERSAGLVGAPELAQMKPTAVLVNTSRGPIVDEAALVEALRSHSIAGAALDVFDTEPLPAGHPLRTLDNVLATPHIGYVADRPYRIFFRDAVGAISDWLDTQ comes from the coding sequence ATGGTGGGACGCGTCAAGGTCGCGGTCCTCGATGACTATCAGAACGTCGCGCTGCAGTCGGCGGACTGGTCATCGGTGGCCGAGCGCGCCGACATCACGGTCTTCAACGACCATCTGGCCGACCCCGATGAACTGGTGGCCCGGCTTGCGGACTTCGACGTCGTCTTCGTAATGCGGGAACGAACACCGTTGCCGCGCAGCATCATCGAACGTCTGCCCCGGCTGAAGATGATCGCCTCCACCGGCCCGTTCAACGCCTCGATCGACATGGCTGCGGTCCAGGACCACGGCATTCACGTCGGGACCACCGGCGGCACGGTGGCCGCCACCGTCGAGCTGACCTGGGCGCTGGTCCTGGCCGCCGCACGGAACCTCGTCGCCGAGTCACTGTCGGTGCGCGACGGCGGCTGGCAGACCTCGGTGGGACGCGAACTGGCCGGCCGCACACTCGGCGTCCTCGGTCTGGGCCGCATCGGCACCCGTGTCGCGCGCATCGGGGAGGCATTCGGGATGAAGGTCGTCGCCTGGAGCCAGAACCTCACCCCGGAGGCGGCCGAGGAGGCCGGCGCCACGCTGGTCACCAAGGACGAGCTGTTCGCCACCGCCGATGTGCTCACCGTCCACATGAAGCTCAGCGAGCGGTCCGCCGGTCTGGTCGGCGCGCCCGAACTGGCGCAGATGAAGCCGACCGCCGTGCTGGTGAACACCTCCCGCGGACCGATCGTCGACGAGGCGGCATTGGTCGAGGCCCTGCGGTCACACAGCATTGCCGGGGCGGCGCTCGACGTCTTCGACACTGAACCGCTGCCGGCCGGGCATCCGCTGCGCACCCTCGACAACGTGCTCGCCACACCCCACATCGGCTACGTCGCCGACCGGCCCTACCGCATCTTCTTCCGTGATGCGGTGGGCGCTATCTCGGACTGGCTCGACACTCAGTAG
- the mgtA gene encoding magnesium-translocating P-type ATPase, which yields MPIIPKAPDSALTDTLTAGRVASAAADEVLGWLDSSAGGLSSAEVSARRARYGPNAVRTHHVNAFAVLGRQLRSAVLILLAATAVVSYFLGDSLQAIIIGVILAASIGLGFINEYRAERAAAALHSGVRHTAVARRDGAFVSVDVTELVPGDVIRLSLGEVVPADIRLIEVNGLECNESILTGESMGSEKSAQPVAAGAELAESDDLAFMGTIVSGGEGTGVVYATGRNAEFGRIAAGLGERQPETDFQAGLRKFSYLLLQVAIALTVLILVSNLLLRKPVIDSVLFSLAIAVGITPQLLPAVVSASLATGSRQLAKAKVLVKRLVCIEDLGDIDILITDKTGTLTEGSISLVDAVDPVGAHSDSVLRLGLLATDVDPESGGVGANPLDAALWESPQAKDVVGAGVQRIACVPFDHVRRATSVLVDDNGKRVLVLKGAPEQVLVRCQGTPEATQHTLDALFAAGRRVVAVAVRPAAELTTITGDESDLMLAGFVVFADEPKAAARESLARLAALGIELKIATGDNPRVAEKVCADLGLVSKGTVTGAQLEALGADDFTAAAQNNTIFARISPEQKAQLITSARRSGRSVGFLGDGVNDALALHAADVGISVESATDVAKDAADVVLLEKDLGVLATGVAEGRRIFANTIKYVLMGTSSNFGNMFSAAAASALLPFLPMLPSQILLNNLLYDSSQLAIPTDRVDQEQLQAPSHWNIGFIRRFMLVFGPISSLFDFLTFGLMLGVLHAGATEFRTGWFVESLATQTLIIFAIRTRRVPFFRSRASVPLTITSLTVVAVGVLITISPLARPLGFTPLPLQFFGALAGFVVVYLVLVEFTKKWFYAEQTREAGKPQRTRGREHRIHRRAARFSHAGDISART from the coding sequence GTGCCGATAATTCCGAAAGCACCGGACTCCGCACTGACCGACACCCTGACCGCAGGGCGGGTCGCCTCGGCCGCGGCTGATGAGGTCCTGGGCTGGTTGGACAGCTCTGCCGGGGGACTGTCGAGCGCCGAGGTGTCCGCCCGACGGGCACGGTACGGCCCGAACGCCGTCCGAACCCATCATGTCAACGCGTTCGCAGTACTGGGGCGTCAGCTGCGCAGCGCTGTCCTGATCCTGCTGGCGGCAACGGCCGTGGTCTCGTACTTTCTCGGCGACAGCCTGCAAGCGATCATCATCGGGGTGATTCTCGCGGCCAGCATTGGCCTGGGTTTCATCAACGAGTACCGCGCCGAGCGGGCGGCCGCTGCGCTGCACTCGGGGGTGCGTCACACCGCGGTCGCGCGGCGCGACGGGGCATTCGTCTCCGTCGATGTCACCGAACTCGTGCCCGGTGACGTGATTCGGCTGTCGCTGGGCGAGGTCGTCCCCGCGGACATCCGCCTGATCGAGGTCAACGGTCTGGAATGCAACGAGAGCATCTTGACCGGGGAATCGATGGGCTCGGAGAAATCGGCCCAACCGGTGGCCGCCGGAGCTGAATTGGCCGAGTCCGACGATCTGGCGTTCATGGGCACGATCGTCAGCGGGGGCGAGGGAACCGGGGTGGTGTACGCCACCGGCCGAAACGCCGAGTTCGGCCGCATCGCAGCCGGGTTGGGTGAACGCCAGCCCGAAACCGACTTTCAGGCCGGGCTGCGCAAGTTCTCCTATCTGTTGTTGCAAGTCGCGATCGCGTTGACGGTGCTGATCTTGGTCAGCAACCTCCTACTGCGTAAGCCGGTGATCGATTCGGTGCTGTTCTCGCTGGCGATCGCGGTGGGAATCACACCACAACTGCTGCCCGCGGTGGTCAGTGCCAGCCTGGCGACCGGTTCGCGGCAACTCGCCAAGGCCAAGGTTCTGGTGAAGCGCCTGGTATGTATCGAAGATCTGGGCGATATCGACATTCTGATCACCGACAAGACCGGCACTCTCACCGAGGGCAGCATCAGTTTGGTCGACGCGGTCGATCCTGTTGGTGCGCACAGCGACTCGGTGCTGCGACTCGGGTTGCTGGCCACCGATGTCGACCCGGAGTCGGGCGGGGTCGGCGCCAACCCATTGGATGCCGCGCTCTGGGAGTCTCCGCAGGCGAAGGACGTGGTGGGCGCCGGCGTGCAACGCATCGCGTGTGTGCCGTTCGACCACGTGCGCCGCGCCACGTCGGTGCTGGTCGACGACAACGGCAAACGGGTGCTCGTGCTCAAGGGGGCGCCCGAGCAGGTACTGGTCCGGTGCCAGGGCACGCCGGAAGCGACGCAGCACACCCTGGACGCATTGTTCGCAGCGGGGCGCCGGGTTGTCGCGGTGGCTGTCAGACCTGCCGCCGAACTGACGACGATCACCGGAGACGAATCCGATCTGATGCTGGCCGGCTTCGTTGTCTTCGCCGACGAGCCCAAGGCCGCCGCGCGCGAGTCCCTGGCCCGGCTTGCGGCTTTGGGTATCGAGCTGAAGATCGCGACCGGCGACAATCCCCGGGTTGCCGAGAAGGTCTGCGCTGACTTGGGTTTGGTGTCGAAGGGTACCGTGACCGGTGCGCAGTTGGAGGCTCTGGGCGCAGACGATTTCACCGCCGCCGCGCAGAACAACACGATATTCGCCCGCATCTCCCCGGAGCAGAAAGCCCAGCTGATCACCTCTGCGCGACGCAGCGGGCGATCAGTGGGATTCCTCGGCGACGGTGTCAACGACGCGCTGGCGCTGCACGCCGCCGACGTGGGGATCTCCGTGGAGAGCGCCACCGATGTCGCCAAGGACGCCGCCGATGTGGTGCTCCTGGAGAAGGATCTCGGCGTGCTGGCGACCGGCGTGGCCGAAGGCCGGCGGATTTTCGCCAACACCATCAAATACGTGCTGATGGGCACTTCGAGCAATTTCGGCAACATGTTCAGCGCTGCCGCCGCATCCGCGTTACTGCCGTTCCTGCCGATGCTGCCCAGCCAGATCCTGCTCAACAACCTGCTCTACGACAGCTCGCAACTGGCGATCCCCACCGACCGTGTCGATCAGGAGCAACTTCAAGCTCCGTCACACTGGAACATTGGGTTCATCCGACGGTTCATGCTGGTTTTCGGGCCGATCAGTTCGCTGTTCGACTTCCTGACCTTTGGTCTGATGTTGGGGGTGCTGCACGCCGGTGCCACCGAGTTCCGCACCGGTTGGTTCGTGGAATCCCTTGCCACCCAGACGTTGATCATCTTCGCCATCCGTACCCGGAGGGTGCCGTTCTTCCGCAGCCGAGCCAGCGTGCCGTTGACCATCACGAGTCTGACGGTGGTTGCGGTCGGCGTGCTGATCACGATTTCGCCGCTGGCCCGCCCGCTTGGCTTCACGCCGCTGCCGCTGCAGTTCTTCGGCGCGCTCGCCGGGTTCGTGGTGGTCTACCTGGTCCTCGTCGAATTCACCAAGAAGTGGTTCTACGCCGAGCAGACCCGCGAAGCCGGCAAGCCGCAACGGACCCGCGGTCGTGAGCACCGCATTCACCGGCGTGCCGCGCGGTTCAGTCACGCAGGCGACATCTCTGCACGCACCTGA
- a CDS encoding DUF5994 family protein, translating into MTPNPNTAHSSGLAGNPTFDRSTRLQLNPSGPAEPYLDGAWWPRSTELAVELPGLLAELSAQLGPVVLIGYRRGAWTVVPDHLDLAERVVHLQGFVSSGPPTLVVVDDSGRRVTLRVVPPDTEDASAVQLMVSAATDHSDGRDNGVSAINAQAAVANSLDEVAMRLARLPGTTGRPGQAELISRWVIEAADQFRDAPIQAFVPILVEHIVRGWLYNERADRPARSAG; encoded by the coding sequence ATGACGCCGAACCCGAACACCGCCCACTCATCAGGTCTCGCAGGCAACCCCACTTTCGATAGGTCCACGCGACTCCAGCTCAATCCGAGCGGACCGGCTGAGCCCTACTTGGACGGAGCCTGGTGGCCCCGTTCCACCGAGCTGGCGGTTGAGCTGCCCGGGTTGCTCGCCGAGTTGTCTGCGCAACTTGGTCCGGTCGTACTCATCGGCTATCGGCGCGGCGCCTGGACTGTCGTCCCGGACCACCTCGACCTGGCCGAGCGCGTGGTGCACTTGCAGGGCTTTGTCTCATCGGGCCCGCCGACGTTGGTCGTCGTCGATGACAGTGGCAGGCGCGTCACGCTGCGCGTTGTGCCGCCCGATACCGAGGATGCCTCGGCGGTCCAGCTGATGGTGAGTGCTGCCACTGATCACTCGGACGGGCGCGACAACGGCGTCTCCGCGATCAACGCCCAGGCGGCGGTTGCCAACTCGCTCGACGAAGTCGCCATGAGGCTTGCCCGGCTGCCCGGCACCACCGGCCGCCCCGGGCAAGCCGAGCTGATCTCCCGGTGGGTCATCGAAGCTGCCGATCAGTTCCGGGATGCGCCGATACAGGCCTTCGTTCCGATCCTCGTCGAGCACATCGTCCGCGGCTGGCTCTACAACGAGCGCGCCGATCGTCCTGCTCGCAGCGCCGGTTGA
- a CDS encoding zinc-dependent alcohol dehydrogenase family protein, translating to MKALVYHGPGRRSWETVPDARIHEPTDAVVRVDAVTICGTDLHILGGDLPEVTAGRILGHEAVGTVTEVGSSVQKLAVGDRVLVSCVSSCGSCRYCRDGSYGQCLGGGGWILGHLIDGTQAELVRVPFADNSTYKVPDGVTDEQMIVLADILPTAYEVGVLNGGVRPADTVAIIGAGPIGLAAIMTARLFSPAHIVAIDLADSRLEAARKFGADTVVNSGRDDPALVIGQLTGGLGADVTMEAVGLPQTFEQAVRLVRPGGHVANIGVHGAPATLHLEDIWIKNLTITTGLVDTYSTPTLIGLVASQRLDTTPMVTHRFGFDEFERAYDVFANAADTGALKVLLTSWRGHEVSVHVPSTPAG from the coding sequence ATGAAGGCGCTTGTGTATCACGGTCCGGGGCGTCGTTCGTGGGAAACTGTGCCCGACGCCAGAATTCACGAACCGACCGACGCCGTAGTGCGGGTTGACGCTGTCACAATCTGCGGCACCGATCTGCACATCCTCGGCGGCGACCTGCCGGAGGTGACCGCGGGCCGGATCCTCGGCCACGAGGCTGTCGGCACTGTTACCGAGGTGGGTTCGTCGGTGCAGAAGCTCGCCGTTGGCGACCGGGTGCTGGTGTCGTGTGTCTCGTCGTGCGGAAGCTGCCGATACTGCCGCGACGGCAGCTACGGGCAGTGCCTCGGTGGCGGTGGCTGGATCCTCGGCCATCTGATCGACGGGACCCAAGCCGAGTTGGTGCGGGTTCCGTTCGCGGACAACTCCACCTACAAGGTTCCCGACGGGGTCACCGACGAGCAGATGATCGTCCTTGCCGACATCCTGCCGACAGCTTATGAAGTGGGAGTGCTCAATGGCGGTGTCCGTCCCGCCGACACCGTCGCGATCATCGGTGCGGGGCCCATCGGGCTGGCTGCGATCATGACCGCTCGACTGTTCAGCCCCGCGCACATCGTGGCGATCGATCTGGCCGACTCCCGGCTGGAGGCGGCGCGCAAGTTCGGCGCCGACACCGTGGTCAACAGTGGCCGCGATGATCCGGCGCTCGTCATCGGGCAGCTGACCGGGGGACTGGGAGCAGACGTGACGATGGAGGCGGTCGGGCTTCCTCAGACGTTCGAACAGGCGGTGCGGCTGGTCCGTCCCGGCGGTCACGTCGCCAACATCGGTGTGCACGGGGCGCCGGCGACTCTGCATCTGGAAGACATCTGGATCAAGAACCTCACCATCACCACCGGCCTGGTGGACACATACTCGACTCCGACGCTGATCGGACTGGTCGCCAGTCAGCGGCTCGACACCACACCGATGGTCACCCACCGATTCGGCTTCGACGAGTTCGAGCGCGCCTACGATGTGTTCGCCAACGCCGCCGACACCGGAGCGTTGAAGGTGCTGCTCACCTCTTGGCGCGGGCATGAGGTTTCCGTTCACGTGCCGTCCACCCCGGCGGGCTAG